Proteins from one Labrenzia sp. CE80 genomic window:
- a CDS encoding 3-keto-5-aminohexanoate cleavage protein: protein MSAANPLKGKVIITCALTGSIHTPTMSPHLPITPDEIVAEAVKAAEAGAAVLHLHARDPETGKPDQTPEGFARFLPRIKQSTNAALNLTTGGSPYMTVEERVRPAAQLKPEVASLNMGSMNFGLFHLAEKYDSFKHDWEKPFLESTRDLVFRNSFKDIEYVLSTCYENDTRFEFECYDISHLYNLAHFVDRGLVKPPFFVQSVFGLLGGIGTHPEDVLHMKRTADRLFGDAYRWSVLGAGSAQLRIAAQAAALGGNVRVGLEDSLWAGKGRLARSSAEQVAMVRRIIEGLGLEIATPDEARKILSLKGPDKVGF, encoded by the coding sequence ATGAGTGCAGCCAATCCGCTCAAGGGCAAGGTGATCATCACCTGTGCGCTCACCGGTTCAATCCACACGCCAACCATGTCACCGCATCTACCGATCACGCCGGATGAAATCGTCGCGGAAGCCGTCAAGGCCGCGGAGGCTGGCGCAGCGGTCCTGCATCTTCACGCCAGAGACCCGGAAACAGGCAAACCGGATCAGACCCCTGAGGGCTTTGCGCGCTTTCTGCCGCGCATCAAACAGTCGACCAATGCCGCGCTGAACCTCACCACCGGTGGCAGTCCGTATATGACAGTCGAGGAACGGGTGAGGCCAGCCGCTCAATTAAAGCCCGAGGTCGCCTCCCTGAACATGGGATCCATGAACTTCGGCCTGTTTCACCTGGCGGAGAAATACGACAGCTTCAAGCACGACTGGGAGAAGCCGTTTCTGGAGTCCACCCGCGATCTCGTGTTCCGCAACTCCTTCAAGGACATCGAATACGTCCTGTCGACCTGCTACGAGAATGACACCCGCTTCGAATTCGAGTGCTACGACATCTCACACCTCTACAACCTCGCGCATTTCGTCGATCGCGGCCTCGTCAAACCGCCGTTCTTCGTTCAGTCGGTTTTCGGTCTTCTCGGCGGCATCGGAACCCATCCCGAAGACGTCCTGCACATGAAACGGACCGCAGACCGCCTGTTTGGAGATGCTTATCGCTGGTCGGTATTGGGAGCAGGTTCAGCTCAGCTCAGGATCGCGGCACAAGCAGCTGCCCTTGGCGGCAACGTCCGGGTCGGTCTCGAGGACAGCCTTTGGGCCGGAAAAGGCAGGCTGGCCCGATCCAGCGCAGAACAGGTAGCAATGGTCCGCAGGATCATTGAGGGGCTTGGGCTTGAGATCGCAACGCCTGATGAAGCCCGTAAGATCCTGTCGCTTAAGGGGCCTGATAAGGTCGGATTTTAA
- the hmgA gene encoding homogentisate 1,2-dioxygenase translates to MRHDTVQTAGQNALEYMPGFGNDFETEALAGALPQGMNSPQKCPYGLYAEQLSGTAFTAPSHQNERTWCYRIRPSVKHSTRYTKIDLPFWKSAPHVDSDVVSLGQYRWDPVPYTKEELTWLTGMRTMTTAGDVNTQVGMASHIYLVTASMVDEYFYSADSELLIVPQEGKLRLATELGVIDLAPQEIAIIPRGLVYRVELLEGPARGFVCENYGQKFELPGRGPIGANCMANRRDFKTPVAAFEDRDTPSKITIKWCGQFHETKIGHSPLDVVAWHGNYAPVKYDLSTYCPVGSILFDHPDPSIFTVLTAPSGVPGTANIDFVLFRERWMVAEDTFRPPWYHKNIMSELMGNIYGQYDAKPKGFVPGGMSLHNMMLPHGPDKNAFEGASTSDLKAEKLDNTMSFMFETRFPQHLTRFAAKEAPLQDDYIDCWDSLEKKFDGTPEGNWDK, encoded by the coding sequence ATGCGTCACGACACCGTTCAGACTGCGGGTCAAAATGCGCTCGAGTACATGCCCGGCTTTGGCAACGACTTTGAGACCGAGGCTCTTGCCGGTGCTTTGCCGCAGGGAATGAACAGCCCGCAAAAATGCCCCTATGGCCTCTATGCGGAGCAACTGTCCGGCACGGCGTTCACCGCTCCAAGCCATCAGAACGAGCGCACATGGTGTTATCGCATCCGGCCATCCGTGAAGCATTCTACCCGGTACACGAAAATTGACCTGCCTTTCTGGAAGTCTGCGCCCCATGTGGATTCGGACGTGGTGTCGCTCGGCCAGTACCGCTGGGACCCGGTGCCCTACACGAAGGAAGAGCTGACCTGGCTGACCGGCATGCGCACAATGACGACGGCCGGTGACGTGAACACCCAGGTCGGCATGGCGAGCCACATCTACCTGGTTACAGCTTCCATGGTGGATGAATACTTCTACTCCGCCGACAGCGAGCTTTTGATCGTGCCACAGGAAGGCAAGCTGCGCCTGGCGACCGAGCTCGGCGTCATTGATCTGGCGCCGCAGGAAATCGCGATCATCCCCCGTGGGCTGGTCTACAGGGTGGAGCTTCTCGAAGGTCCCGCCCGTGGCTTTGTCTGCGAGAACTACGGCCAGAAGTTTGAGCTGCCGGGACGCGGACCGATTGGCGCCAATTGCATGGCAAATCGCCGCGACTTCAAGACACCGGTCGCTGCATTCGAGGACCGCGACACCCCCTCCAAGATCACGATCAAATGGTGTGGCCAGTTTCATGAAACGAAGATTGGCCATTCACCGCTGGATGTCGTCGCCTGGCATGGAAATTATGCGCCGGTGAAATACGATCTGAGCACCTATTGCCCGGTCGGATCGATCCTGTTCGACCATCCAGATCCGTCCATCTTCACCGTTCTGACTGCGCCGTCCGGGGTTCCGGGAACCGCCAACATCGACTTCGTGTTGTTCCGTGAGCGCTGGATGGTGGCCGAGGACACCTTCCGTCCGCCCTGGTATCACAAGAACATCATGTCGGAGCTGATGGGCAACATCTACGGCCAGTATGATGCCAAGCCGAAGGGCTTCGTTCCCGGTGGCATGAGCCTGCACAACATGATGCTACCTCACGGGCCGGACAAGAATGCTTTTGAGGGTGCATCAACGTCGGACCTGAAGGCTGAAAAGCTGGACAACACCATGTCCTTCATGTTCGAGACCCGATTTCCGCAGCATCTGACCAGATTTGCGGCAAAGGAGGCTCCTTTGCAGGACGACTACATCGACTGTTGGGACAGCCTTGAGAAGAAATTCGACGGCACGCCCGAGGGCAACTGGGACAAGTGA
- a CDS encoding DinB family protein — translation MQAIEQLRLQARNNAWANQRLYGACCQLSQIEFDAGRSGFFPSIRETLQHILAVDRYYLDALKEEGRGLSLYDDLLPRTAAELQTMQGEVDAELTAFCDALSLDDLTKSVDQDRGEKGVRRERIDRTLLHLFQHQVHHRGQAHAMLSRTSVAPPQLDEFFLEFDRHEAAQKLQ, via the coding sequence ATGCAGGCAATCGAGCAGCTGCGCCTTCAGGCGCGCAACAACGCCTGGGCCAACCAGCGCCTTTATGGCGCTTGCTGCCAGCTGTCCCAGATCGAGTTTGACGCCGGGCGTTCCGGCTTCTTTCCCTCGATCCGGGAAACGCTGCAGCATATCCTAGCTGTCGATCGCTACTATCTGGATGCGCTGAAAGAAGAGGGGCGGGGGCTTTCGCTTTATGATGATCTCCTGCCGCGAACAGCTGCCGAACTTCAGACAATGCAGGGTGAAGTGGATGCAGAGCTGACCGCCTTCTGTGATGCTCTTTCGCTTGATGACCTGACAAAGTCGGTAGATCAGGACCGGGGAGAAAAGGGCGTTCGCCGGGAGCGGATCGACCGTACATTGCTGCATCTCTTTCAGCACCAGGTCCACCATCGGGGGCAGGCCCACGCAATGCTGTCCAGAACCAGTGTAGCGCCTCCTCAGCTGGATGAATTCTTTCTTGAATTCGACCGGCATGAAGCGGCCCAAAAACTGCAATAG
- a CDS encoding ATP-binding protein, translating into MTVSIDIGEMAGNARAGMDLEELLATRLLVQGNSGSGKSHLLRRLLEQSASWVQQAIIDPEGDFVSLAEKYGHVVVDAVGTEKDLQMIAGRVRQHRVSVVLNLEGLDADRQMKAAATFLDGLFDADRDLWYPMLVVVDEAQLFAPAAAGEVSEEARRRSLGAMTNLMCRGRKRGLAGIIATQRLAKLAKNVAAEASNFLMGRTFLDIDMARAADLLGMERRTAETFRNLDRGHFVALGPALSRRPVSVKIGPVETAGRGGTHKLMPLPEQPKEEAKDLIFTRSADEAAPRRVRAPEPVASTSDVLTQLSGAEDVAEAAIEPAASLLDYGEREESIDKILGEILDEPDAAFQPIASLYQDFQVRCRIAKLVGGAPDLQAFREKLSVARAGVEKGDVDDSDWQQAELIAAELPEDMRGVYLLLAKAALAKAPCPGNIEIATAYGTRSPGRARWLLSHMEERGFLVCATDLRGNRIVTLTDLGWQTAPGDEAAA; encoded by the coding sequence ATGACGGTTAGTATCGACATTGGGGAAATGGCGGGCAACGCCCGTGCCGGAATGGATCTGGAGGAACTTCTGGCCACACGGCTCCTGGTACAGGGCAATTCCGGATCGGGAAAATCGCATCTTCTGCGCCGCCTTCTGGAGCAATCCGCATCTTGGGTCCAACAGGCGATCATCGATCCGGAGGGAGATTTTGTCTCCCTTGCCGAGAAATACGGCCATGTGGTCGTCGATGCGGTCGGCACGGAAAAAGACCTGCAGATGATCGCCGGCCGTGTGCGTCAGCATCGTGTGTCCGTCGTGCTCAACCTCGAGGGGCTCGACGCCGACCGGCAGATGAAAGCCGCCGCCACATTCCTTGATGGTCTGTTCGACGCTGACCGGGATCTTTGGTACCCGATGTTGGTGGTCGTCGATGAAGCCCAGTTGTTTGCCCCGGCCGCCGCCGGGGAGGTGAGTGAAGAAGCGCGAAGGCGTTCGCTGGGAGCTATGACCAACCTCATGTGCCGCGGCCGGAAACGCGGTTTGGCGGGCATCATCGCGACGCAGCGGCTGGCAAAGCTCGCCAAGAACGTTGCAGCCGAAGCATCCAACTTTCTCATGGGCCGCACCTTCCTCGATATCGACATGGCCCGCGCTGCCGATCTTCTGGGCATGGAACGCCGGACCGCGGAAACTTTCCGCAATCTGGACCGCGGCCATTTCGTCGCGCTGGGCCCTGCGCTCTCGCGCCGACCGGTGTCTGTGAAGATCGGACCGGTCGAAACCGCAGGGCGTGGCGGAACCCACAAGCTGATGCCGCTGCCGGAGCAGCCCAAGGAAGAGGCCAAGGACCTGATCTTCACCCGTTCGGCTGATGAGGCAGCGCCCCGCCGTGTTCGCGCGCCCGAGCCGGTTGCCTCCACCTCAGATGTCCTTACCCAACTGTCTGGCGCGGAGGACGTGGCCGAGGCGGCGATTGAACCCGCCGCAAGCCTTCTCGACTACGGCGAGCGCGAGGAATCCATCGACAAGATTCTTGGCGAGATTCTTGATGAGCCGGACGCCGCGTTTCAGCCAATTGCGTCGCTTTATCAGGATTTTCAGGTGCGCTGCCGTATTGCCAAGCTCGTCGGCGGTGCGCCGGATTTGCAGGCCTTTCGCGAAAAGCTCTCAGTCGCACGTGCGGGTGTCGAAAAAGGCGATGTGGATGACAGCGACTGGCAGCAGGCCGAACTGATCGCCGCTGAACTTCCAGAGGACATGCGCGGGGTCTATCTGCTTTTGGCAAAAGCGGCTCTGGCCAAGGCTCCGTGTCCTGGCAACATCGAGATCGCGACGGCTTATGGCACCCGGTCTCCGGGGCGCGCGCGATGGCTGCTTAGCCATATGGAAGAGCGAGGCTTTCTGGTCTGCGCCACAGACTTGCGTGGCAACCGCATTGTGACGCTGACGGATCTGGGCTGGCAGACAGCCCCGGGTGACGAAGCTGCAGCCTGA
- a CDS encoding MBL fold metallo-hydrolase, giving the protein MTKKFASAGDMAEKEISFTEVGRDLWAFTAEGDPNSGVIIGDDSVMIIEAQATPRLANKVIEKVRSVTDKPISHLVLTHYHAVRVLGASAYNAPTVIMGDAARAMVEERGAEDWASEFERFPRLFQGHESIPGLTYPTTTFSERMTVYLGKRRVDLMHLGRAHTAGDIVAWVPDEEVMFTGDIVEYHSACYCGDGHFEDWGDTLDMIRSFDPQAIAPGRGDALIGPDMVEAAIDCTRDFVESTYRPVTKVVARGGTLKEAWEAVRAECDDKFKDFAIYEHCLPFNVARAFDEARGIETPRIWTAERDAEMWAQLQG; this is encoded by the coding sequence ATGACCAAGAAATTCGCATCAGCTGGCGACATGGCGGAAAAGGAAATTTCCTTCACGGAGGTCGGCCGCGACCTGTGGGCCTTTACCGCAGAAGGGGACCCGAACTCGGGCGTGATCATCGGCGACGACAGCGTCATGATCATCGAGGCGCAGGCCACACCACGCCTTGCGAACAAGGTCATCGAGAAGGTTCGCTCGGTCACCGACAAGCCGATTTCCCACCTGGTGCTGACCCACTACCACGCTGTCCGTGTTCTGGGAGCGTCGGCTTACAACGCTCCGACGGTGATCATGGGCGATGCCGCGCGTGCCATGGTCGAGGAACGTGGCGCCGAGGACTGGGCGTCCGAATTCGAGCGCTTCCCGCGCCTGTTTCAGGGCCATGAGAGCATTCCGGGCCTGACTTACCCGACAACGACCTTCTCCGAGCGCATGACGGTCTATCTGGGCAAACGCCGGGTGGATCTGATGCATCTCGGCCGCGCCCATACGGCGGGAGATATTGTCGCCTGGGTGCCGGACGAAGAGGTGATGTTCACGGGCGATATCGTTGAATATCACTCTGCCTGTTACTGCGGCGACGGCCACTTTGAGGATTGGGGCGACACACTCGACATGATCCGCTCCTTCGATCCTCAGGCGATCGCGCCGGGGCGCGGCGACGCATTGATCGGTCCGGATATGGTGGAAGCCGCTATCGATTGCACCCGTGACTTTGTTGAAAGCACCTATCGCCCGGTGACCAAGGTCGTTGCCCGTGGCGGTACGCTGAAGGAAGCCTGGGAGGCAGTGCGTGCCGAGTGCGATGACAAGTTCAAGGACTTCGCAATCTACGAACATTGCCTGCCATTCAATGTGGCCCGGGCCTTCGATGAGGCGCGCGGCATCGAAACACCGCGGATCTGGACCGCTGAACGCGACGCTGAAATGTGGGCGCAGCTGCAGGGGTAA
- a CDS encoding DUF2783 domain-containing protein has translation MTKVPGKMIDKTGFTHPDDFYAQLLAAHDGLSKAESDALNARLILVLAAFVGDQDKLMEALDLAAREK, from the coding sequence ATGACGAAGGTTCCAGGCAAGATGATCGACAAGACCGGCTTCACCCACCCTGATGACTTCTATGCTCAGCTCCTCGCCGCCCATGACGGGCTCAGCAAGGCAGAGAGCGACGCATTGAATGCGAGGTTGATCCTGGTGCTTGCAGCATTTGTCGGCGATCAGGATAAATTGATGGAAGCACTGGATCTGGCCGCGCGCGAAAAATAG
- a CDS encoding AAA family ATPase, whose product MSRLNLPHQKDGPVFDLVYCLVATAKVPLHNPDGSVTERKFELTHIVIINGPGGVGKTTISASLARMLPGTINISGDVIRWFAPPDVSQYLGHGSTYRAGASLATAYLGMGAPRVIFDYVFDDVEKISRFCQWLPADTRVHLFTIWAPIETVIEREATRDGREPLGDRTLDTYRAVERNLRSLGCTVQNTTSPDAAAAAICVKIAETEGKPAARLVRS is encoded by the coding sequence ATGTCGCGGTTGAACCTTCCCCATCAAAAAGACGGTCCCGTCTTTGATCTGGTTTACTGTCTTGTCGCAACGGCGAAGGTTCCGCTGCATAATCCGGATGGCAGCGTCACTGAACGGAAGTTCGAATTGACACATATCGTAATCATCAATGGTCCAGGAGGGGTTGGGAAAACTACCATTTCCGCAAGCCTGGCAAGGATGCTTCCAGGCACGATAAATATTTCAGGCGACGTCATTCGGTGGTTTGCGCCACCTGATGTCAGCCAGTACCTAGGTCACGGATCGACCTATCGCGCTGGGGCATCTTTAGCTACAGCCTACTTAGGCATGGGAGCACCGCGAGTAATTTTCGATTATGTCTTCGATGATGTGGAAAAAATCTCGAGATTTTGCCAATGGCTTCCTGCGGACACACGAGTTCATCTCTTTACAATCTGGGCGCCCATCGAAACGGTTATCGAAAGAGAGGCCACTCGCGATGGTAGAGAGCCGTTGGGTGATCGAACGTTAGACACTTACCGAGCCGTTGAACGTAATCTCAGGTCCCTTGGGTGCACGGTTCAAAACACGACTTCTCCAGATGCCGCCGCAGCTGCGATTTGCGTAAAAATTGCCGAAACTGAGGGAAAGCCTGCCGCTAGATTGGTCCGCAGTTAG
- a CDS encoding MBL fold metallo-hydrolase, whose product MAQATEGAEQDRLVILGSKGGPAIRPGGPSPTSSLLQIAGRTCVVDCGLGVTRGLVEAGVWLKQLDLIFITHMHSDHVLELGPLIHTAWTTGLSKKVTIFGPADLQDYWDGFLASMRYDIDLRIEDEGRPDLRDLIEIRLIDEGPLDIHEGALKVSALRVDHPPVTDCFALRFDAADDIGLWSVVFGADTAFFPPLADFASGCDILVHEAMLQHGVDRIVEITGNGERLRQHLMDSHTLAPDAARIATSAQTSHLVLNHLIPADLPGFEEQDWLDACAPEFSGTTTVGYDGLTIPRKRL is encoded by the coding sequence ATGGCACAGGCAACGGAAGGCGCTGAACAGGATCGCCTGGTCATTCTGGGATCCAAGGGCGGTCCGGCCATCCGTCCGGGCGGCCCGTCGCCCACCAGTTCTCTCTTGCAGATCGCAGGCCGGACGTGCGTCGTTGACTGCGGGCTCGGAGTGACCCGTGGGCTTGTCGAGGCCGGAGTCTGGCTGAAACAGCTGGATCTGATCTTCATCACCCACATGCATTCCGATCACGTGCTGGAACTCGGCCCGTTGATACACACAGCCTGGACGACAGGATTGTCGAAAAAGGTCACGATCTTTGGTCCGGCAGATCTGCAGGACTACTGGGACGGTTTCCTGGCCTCGATGCGCTATGACATCGATCTTCGGATCGAGGACGAAGGCAGGCCGGATCTGCGTGATCTCATAGAGATTCGCCTGATTGACGAGGGCCCACTGGACATCCACGAAGGCGCGCTGAAGGTGTCAGCTCTTCGGGTCGACCATCCGCCGGTCACCGATTGTTTTGCACTCAGGTTCGATGCCGCCGACGACATCGGTTTATGGTCTGTCGTGTTCGGGGCCGACACGGCCTTCTTCCCGCCGCTCGCCGATTTTGCAAGTGGCTGCGATATCCTGGTGCATGAAGCCATGCTGCAGCATGGCGTGGACCGGATCGTTGAAATCACGGGCAACGGTGAACGTCTTCGTCAGCACTTGATGGACAGTCACACGCTGGCCCCTGATGCTGCGAGGATCGCAACGAGTGCGCAAACGTCTCATCTGGTGCTCAATCATCTGATCCCGGCGGATCTTCCCGGGTTTGAAGAACAGGATTGGCTCGACGCTTGTGCGCCCGAATTCTCAGGAACAACAACGGTCGGATACGACGGTCTGACGATACCGAGGAAACGCTTATGA
- a CDS encoding fumarylacetoacetate hydrolase family protein, which produces MKLASLKDGSRDGKLVIVNKELTRCTEAMHIAPTLQAALDDWDKVAPKLQVLAESLSHDAVPSLRFHEHDALSPLPRAYQWADGSAYVNHVELVRKARNADMPDSFWTDPLMYQGGSDSFLAPRDPILMADEAYGIDMEGEIAVVVGDVPMGACLEQARAAIRLVMLVNDVSLRGLIPGELGKGFGFFQSKPSSAFSPVAVTPDALGDAWDGGKLSLPLRVDYNDKAFGRAEAGIDMTFDFPQLIAHAAKTRPLSAGTIIGSGTVSNKLDGGPGKPVSEGGVGYSCIAEIRMIETISDGQPKTPFMKFGDTVRIEMMDKAGHSIFGAIEQVVQPYDAS; this is translated from the coding sequence ATGAAACTTGCATCGCTCAAGGACGGCAGCCGGGACGGAAAGCTGGTCATCGTCAACAAGGAACTGACCCGCTGCACCGAGGCGATGCATATCGCGCCGACGCTTCAGGCCGCACTCGACGATTGGGACAAGGTCGCACCAAAACTGCAGGTGTTGGCCGAGAGCCTCAGCCATGATGCGGTTCCGTCCCTGCGGTTTCATGAGCATGACGCCCTGTCTCCGCTGCCCCGCGCCTATCAGTGGGCCGATGGCTCGGCTTACGTCAATCACGTGGAGCTGGTGCGCAAGGCACGCAACGCGGACATGCCGGATAGCTTCTGGACGGATCCGCTGATGTATCAGGGCGGCTCCGACAGCTTCCTCGCGCCGCGCGACCCGATCCTCATGGCAGACGAGGCCTATGGCATCGATATGGAGGGTGAGATTGCCGTGGTTGTTGGTGATGTGCCCATGGGCGCATGCCTCGAGCAGGCACGTGCCGCGATCCGCCTCGTCATGCTGGTCAATGATGTGTCCCTGCGCGGGTTGATCCCGGGGGAACTCGGCAAGGGCTTTGGTTTCTTTCAATCCAAGCCCTCCTCGGCGTTTTCCCCTGTCGCGGTCACGCCTGACGCGCTGGGCGATGCCTGGGATGGCGGCAAGCTCTCCCTGCCGCTGCGCGTCGATTACAATGACAAGGCCTTTGGTCGCGCGGAAGCTGGCATCGACATGACCTTCGATTTCCCGCAGCTCATTGCCCATGCCGCCAAGACACGGCCGCTGTCTGCCGGAACAATCATCGGTTCGGGCACCGTCTCCAACAAGCTGGATGGCGGTCCGGGCAAGCCGGTCTCAGAAGGCGGGGTTGGCTATTCTTGCATTGCCGAGATCCGCATGATCGAGACCATCAGCGACGGACAGCCGAAGACGCCTTTCATGAAGTTCGGCGATACGGTCCGCATCGAAATGATGGACAAGGCCGGTCACTCGATCTTCGGGGCGATTGAGCAAGTGGTTCAGCCCTACGACGCCTCGTAA
- a CDS encoding FAD-dependent oxidoreductase produces the protein MTQIFETPLYPYERSPDQDATSIVNHPVVVIGAGPVGLATAIDLAMSDVPVVVLDENDKVSFGSRAICFSKRTLEIMDRLGCADAFVEKGVVWNVGKVFFGDRKVYDFNLLPEEGHKHPAFVNLQQYYCELYLVERVRQLQAEGKPIQIRGNNRLSALETSATGNRLSVETPEGAYDLTCDWLVACDGANSPTRGMMGLDFIGRVFEDNFLIADVTMKADFPVERWFWFDPPFNKGQSALLHKQPDGVWRIDLQLGWDIDKDQEKKPEKVIPRLKQMLGEDVEFKLEWVSIYTFQCRRMERFRHGRVLFAGDSAHQVSPFGARGANSGFQDAENLAWKLKLVLQGKASDGLLDSYDVERVQAADENILNSSRSTDFITPKSDISRIFRNAVLDLAEEHAFARPLVNSGRLSLPSTYDGSQLNGEIIAQLPQRTRPGAPACDAPLGEGWLLNQLPDSFTLLGLGCEVPESMDHDGVILRGLSISEGNVGSDLRDRYLSDAKAAVYLLRPDQHVAARWLAYDAGAVAAAMNTVLANAVIQ, from the coding sequence ATGACCCAGATCTTTGAAACGCCGCTCTACCCATACGAGCGTTCGCCGGATCAGGATGCAACATCCATAGTCAATCATCCTGTCGTGGTCATCGGCGCCGGTCCAGTGGGGTTGGCAACCGCCATCGATCTGGCCATGTCGGACGTTCCGGTCGTGGTCCTGGACGAGAACGACAAGGTCAGCTTCGGCTCCAGGGCCATCTGCTTTTCCAAGCGCACGCTGGAGATCATGGACCGGCTTGGTTGCGCAGATGCCTTCGTGGAGAAGGGCGTCGTCTGGAACGTCGGCAAGGTCTTCTTCGGAGACCGCAAGGTCTATGACTTCAATCTGCTGCCGGAGGAGGGGCACAAGCATCCCGCTTTCGTCAATTTGCAGCAGTATTATTGCGAGCTCTATCTCGTCGAGCGGGTGCGCCAGCTGCAGGCTGAAGGCAAGCCGATCCAGATCCGCGGCAACAACAGGCTGTCCGCGCTTGAAACCTCTGCAACAGGCAACCGCCTGAGCGTTGAGACGCCTGAAGGCGCTTACGATCTCACCTGTGACTGGCTGGTCGCCTGTGACGGCGCCAATTCCCCGACACGCGGCATGATGGGCCTCGATTTCATCGGCCGCGTCTTTGAAGACAATTTCCTCATCGCCGATGTGACCATGAAAGCCGACTTCCCGGTGGAGCGCTGGTTCTGGTTCGATCCTCCGTTCAACAAGGGGCAGTCAGCGCTCCTGCACAAGCAACCCGACGGAGTCTGGCGGATCGACCTGCAGCTTGGCTGGGACATCGACAAGGACCAAGAGAAGAAACCGGAAAAGGTCATTCCCCGGCTGAAGCAAATGCTCGGGGAAGACGTCGAGTTCAAACTCGAATGGGTGTCCATCTACACCTTCCAGTGCCGCCGCATGGAAAGGTTCCGCCATGGCCGTGTGCTCTTTGCAGGAGACAGCGCTCATCAGGTGTCGCCATTCGGCGCGCGTGGTGCCAATTCCGGGTTTCAGGATGCGGAAAACCTCGCGTGGAAACTCAAACTCGTTCTGCAAGGCAAGGCGTCTGACGGTCTCCTCGACAGCTATGACGTTGAGCGTGTTCAGGCGGCCGATGAGAACATTCTGAATTCAAGTCGCTCGACGGATTTCATCACACCGAAGTCTGACATCAGCAGGATTTTCCGCAATGCGGTTCTTGATCTGGCTGAGGAGCACGCTTTTGCCCGCCCCCTTGTCAATTCCGGCCGGCTGTCCCTGCCCAGCACATATGATGGATCTCAGCTCAATGGTGAGATCATCGCCCAATTGCCGCAGCGAACGCGGCCAGGCGCACCGGCTTGTGACGCGCCCTTGGGCGAAGGCTGGCTGCTGAACCAGCTGCCGGATAGTTTCACCTTGCTGGGTCTTGGGTGCGAGGTGCCCGAGAGCATGGATCATGACGGGGTTATCCTGCGCGGCCTGTCCATTTCCGAAGGCAACGTGGGATCAGACCTCAGGGATCGCTATCTGTCGGACGCCAAAGCTGCGGTCTATCTGCTGCGGCCCGATCAGCATGTCGCGGCCAGGTGGCTGGCATATGATGCCGGAGCCGTTGCTGCCGCTATGAACACTGTGCTTGCAAATGCGGTGATCCAATGA
- a CDS encoding DUF4440 domain-containing protein: MTRVPANLDEIRGLEEALHRPDVRGSKEALEKLLAIDFVEFGASGSVYARDEIISSLVQEATDEPDQLIAKNFSLTTISKDAVLLTYESQRRQNDGSMRCVLRSSIWKHNGTDWQMLFHQGTIKNRTD, from the coding sequence ATGACCCGTGTTCCTGCAAACCTTGATGAAATCCGAGGTCTCGAAGAAGCCCTTCATCGCCCTGATGTCAGAGGTTCAAAAGAGGCGCTTGAAAAGTTGCTCGCTATTGATTTCGTCGAATTTGGTGCTTCGGGAAGCGTGTATGCACGAGATGAAATCATCAGCTCCCTCGTTCAGGAGGCAACTGATGAACCAGATCAACTCATCGCAAAGAACTTCTCCTTGACGACGATCTCGAAGGACGCCGTATTGTTGACTTATGAGAGCCAACGCAGACAGAATGATGGGTCGATGAGGTGTGTGCTGCGGAGCTCAATTTGGAAGCACAACGGCACAGATTGGCAGATGCTTTTTCACCAAGGCACGATCAAGAATCGTACAGATTAA